The region GTTCACCTCGCCGGATGATCCGCTGCTGAAAGCGCGTATGGAAGATTGTCGCCTGCGTGGCGGCGATCCGTTTGACGAAGTGCAGTTACCGGAGGCGGTGATCACGCTTAAGCAGGGCGTCGGGCGTCTTATCCGCGACGTGGACGACCGCGGCGTGCTGGTGATTTGCGACAACCGGCTGGTGATGCGCCCTTATGGCGCCGTGTTCCTGAAAAGCCTGCCGCCGACCCCGCGCACCCGTGATATCGGCGAGGCGGCGCGGTTTCTCACCGACGCCGCGCGGCAGTAATTTATGCCAGACTGTGATAAGATGCGCCCCTTTTTGAACCACCACGACGCGTAAGAGTGTTATTGATCCATGCGAATTCTGGCTATTGATACCGCCACCGAGGCCTGTTCCGTCGCCTTGTGGGATAACGGTAAAACATCCGCCCTGTTTGAACTCTGCCCGCGCGAACACACCCAGCGTATTCTGCCGATGGTCAGCGAGATCCTCGCTGAGCGCGGCGTCGCGCTGACGGCGATGGACGCGCTGGCCTTTGGCCGCGGGCCGGGAAGCTTTACCGGCGTGCGAATCGGCATTGGCATCGCGCAAGGGCTGGCGCTCGGCGCAGAACTGCCGATGGTCGGTGTCTCGACGCTGATGACAATGGCGCAGGGCGCATGGCGCGCATGCGGCGCCACCCGCGTGCTGGCGGCCATTGACGCCCGTATGGGCGAAGTCTACTGGGCGGAATACCAGCGCGACGCGCAGGGCGTCTGGCATGGCGAAGAGACCGAAGCGGTGCTCAAACCGGAGGCGGTCGCTGAACGTCTGAAAACGCTCAGTGGCGAGTGGGCGACTGTCGGCACCGGCTGGCAGGCGTGGCCCGATCTGGCGAAAGAGAGTGGCCTTACGCTCACCGACGGGCAGGTAACGCTCCCGGCAGCAGAAGATATGTTGCCGCTGGCGTGCTGGCTGTTCGAACAACAGCGCGTTGTTGCGGTCGAACATGCAGAACCGGTCTATCTGCGCAACGAAGTGGCGTGGAAAAAATTGCCAGGCCGGGAATAACACCCCGACGCAAGCCGCGGGCGGGTTTAAGGAGTCGCTTATGGTGGGTCAACAATCAATGATGCGCAGCAGTCTACTGGCGCTTGGCGCGTTGCTTCTGGGCGGTTGCGTCAGCGTGCCTGACGCGATTAAAGGCACCAGCCCTACGCCCCAGCAGGATCTGGTGCGCGTGATGAATGCGCCGCAGCTCTACGTCGGCCAGGAGGCGCGCTTCGGCGGGCGGGTGGTGAATGTCGATAATCAACAGGGGAAAACCCGGCTTGAGATAGCGACGCTGCCGCTCGACAGCGTGGCCCGACCTTTACTCGGCCAGCCGTCGCGCGGGCGCATTTACGCCGATGTCGGTGGTTTTCTCGACCCGGTCGATTTCCGTAACCAGCTGGTGACCGTGGTAGGCCCTATTACCGGCACGGCGGACGGTAAAGTCGGCGCCAGCCCTTATAAATTTATGGTGATGCAGGTGAACGGCTTCAAACGCTGGCGCGTGACGCAGCAGGTGGTGATGCCGCCGCAGCCCCTCGACCCGTGGATGTGGGGGCCGCGCCCCGGCTGGGGGTATGGCTATGGGCCGTGGGGCTGGTATAATCCCGGCCCCGCTCAGGTACAGACCGTGGTCACTGAGTAACTTATTGATTAAGTAAGAAAAATAAACAGCGGCTGGTCCGCTGTTTATTCGTTTTATCGGCATAACAAAAATAATTAGTGACGCGCTTCGCAACCTTAAATCAGGTGAATTAATAAACTGGTACAATGAGTTAATATTATGTTAACGCCGTGTTTATTGTTTTGGGGTTGTGATGACGACGAATAATATATTCAGAGGTGACGCATTGAAGAAGGTTTGGCTTAACCGTTATCCGGCGGACGTTCCGGCGGAGATAAACCCGGACCGTTATCACTCCCTGGTGGATCTGTTTGAGCAATCCTGCACACGCTTCGCCGATCAGCCCGCTTTTACTAACATGGGCGAGGTGATGACCTTCCGTAAACTGGAAGAGCGCAGCCGTGCGTTCGCCGCCTGGCTGCAACAGGGCCTGGGCCTGCAAAAAGGCGACCGCGTGGCGCTGATGATGCCCAACCTTTTGCAATACCCGGTGGCGCTGTTCGGCATTCTGCGCGCCGGCATGATTGTCGTGAACGTCAACCCGCTGTATACGCCACGCGAACTGGAGCACCAGCTGAACGACAGCGGCGCCAGCGCCATCGTTATTGTCTCTAACTTCGCGCATACCCTGGAAAAAGTGGTCGCGAAAACCCAGGTGAAGCACGTCATCCTGACGCGTATGGGCGATCAGCTCTCTACCGCCAAAGGCACGCTCGTGAATTTCGTGGTGAAGTACGTGAAACGCCTGGTGCCGAAGTACCACCTGCCGGACGCCATTTCGTTTCGCAGCGCGCTGCATAACGGCTACCGGATGCAGTACATCAAACCGGACGTAACGCCGGACGATTTAGCCTTCCTGCAATATACCGGCGGCACAACGGGCGTAGCAAAAGGCGCCATGCTGACCCATCGCAATATGCTCGCCAACCTGGAACAGGTGCTCGGCACCTACGGGCCGCTGTTGCATCGCGGCAAAGAGCTGGTGATCACCGCGCTGCCGCTCTATCACATTTTTGCCCTGACCATGAACTGCCTGCTGTTTATCGAACTGGGCGGTCAGAACGTGCTTATCACCAACCCGCGCGATATTCCGGGGCTGGTGAAAGAGCTCGGCAAATATCCGTTTACCGCGATGACAGGCGTGAACACGCTGTTTAACGCGCTGCTGAATAACAAAGAGTTCCATAAGCTCGATTTTTCCTCGCTGCATCTTTCTGCGGGCGGCGGGATGCCGGTACATCACGCTGTGGCGGAGCGCTGGGAAAAACTGACCGGCCAGTTCCTGCTGGAGGGTTACGGCCTGACCGAATGCTCGCCGCTGGTGAGCGTCAACCCGCACGATATCGACTACCACAGCGGCAGTATCGGCCTGCCGGTGCCGTCCACCGAAGTGAAGCTGATTGATGACGAAGGCCACGAAGTCGCGCCGGGCGAGCCTGGCGAACTGTGCATTAAAGGCCCGCAGGTGATGCTCGGTTACTGGCAGCGTCCCGACGCCACCGATGAGATCCTTCAGGAAGGCTGGCTGCGCAGCGGCGATATCGCGGTAATGGACGAAGAGGGCTTCCTGCGCATCGTCGATCGCAAAAAAGATATGATTCTGGTTTCCGGCTTTAATGTCTACCCGAACGAAATCGAAGATGTGGTGATGCAGCACAGCGGCGTTCAGGAAGTGGCGGCGGTGGGCATTCCCTCCGAGCCGAGCGGCGAGCTGGTGAAAATCTTCGTGGTGAAGAAAGAGGCCTCGCTGACCGAAGAGGCGCTGATTACTTTCTGCCGCCGTCACCTGACCGGCTATAAAGTGCCGAAACAGGTGGAGTTTCGCACCGAGCTGCCAAAATCCAACGTCGGGAAAATTTTACGACGAGAACTACGTGACGAAGCGCGCCGGGCAGGTGACAATACCGCCTGAGCTGCAATCACGTCGCCCTGACGCCGGTGCTACCGGCGTTTTTTATGGGCGCAGACAAAGAGAGAGCGATTTGAATTACCAGATGATTACCACCAACGACGCGCTGGCGGCGCTGTGCGATACCGCACGCACGCAGCGCGCTCTGGCGCTGGACACTGAATTTGTCCGTACCCGCACCTATTACCCGCAACTGGGGCTTATCCAGCTTTACGACGGCGAAAACGTCGCCCTTATCGATCCGTTGACCATTACCGACTGGGCCCCGTTCCAGGCGTTGTTGCAGGATCAGAACGTCACCAAATTCCTGCATGCGGGCAGCGAAGATCTGGAGGTGTTCCAGAACGCGTTTGGCATGATGCCCGACCCGTTTGTCGACACCCAGGTGCTGGCTTCGTTTGTCGGCCATCCGCTCTCCTGCGGTTTCGCGACGCTTGTGGAACACCACACCGGCGTGGTGCTGGATAAAAGCGAATCCCGTACCGACTGGCTGGCGCGCCCGTTGACGGAACGCCAGTGCGACTACGCGGCGGCGGATGTCTGGTATCTGCTGCCCATCGCCCATAAGCTGATGGAGCAGGTGCGTGAAGCGGGCTGGCTGACCGCTGCGCTCAACGAGTGCCGCCTGATGACCCAGCGTCGCGGCGAGGTGCTGGATCCCGACGAAGCGTGGCGTGAAATCACCAATGCCTGGCAACTGCGCACCCGTCAGCTCGCCTGTCTGCGACTGCTGGCCGGCTGGCGCCTGCGTAAAGCGCGCGAGCGCGATATGGCGGTCAATTTCGTGGTGCGTGAAGAGAACCTCTGGAAAGTGGCGCGCCACATGCCGGGCTCGCTTGGCGAACTCGACAGCCTGGGGCTTTCAGGCAGTGAGATCCGTTTTCACGGCAAGACCCTGATTGCGCTGGTCGCCGAGGCGCAGGCGCTGCCGGAGGACGCGTTGCCGGCGCCGCTTGCGAACCTCATCGACATGCCGGGTTACCGCAAAGTGTTTAAAGATATCAAAGCGCTGGTGCAGGAGACGAGCCAGAAACACGGTATCAGCGCTGAGCTGATGGCGTCGCGTCGCCAGATTAACCAGCTGCTGAACTGGCACTGGAAACTGAAACCGCAGAATCAGCTGCCGGAATTAATCAGCGGCTGGCGTGGCGAGTTATTAGGCGAATCATTAAAAACGCTGTTACAGCAATATTCATGACGTACCCTGTGATTATTTACAGGAAAGTGAAGCGCCACTGAGAATATATACAGTGGATGCATTAAAAAAATACCCCGGCATGACCGGGGTATTTTTTAGCGTTATTTTGTCTCTTCCGCTTCTGGCAACGTGACGTTAAGTTCGAGAATCGAAATGTCGTCGCCTTTTTGTTCTAGCTGAACGGTGACCATTTCCGGATCAATCTGAACGTATTTGCAAATTACTTCCAGAATATCCCGCTTCAGCTGCGGTAAATAATGCGGTTCTGCGTCGCTACGACGACGCTCGGCAACAATAATTTGTAAGCGCTCTTTGGCGATACTGGCGGTGTTCTTTTTTCTGGAGAGAAAAAAGTCGAGTAATGCCATAACTTATCCTCCGAACAGGCGTTTGAGGAAACCTTTCTTCTCTTCTTCAATGAAGCGGAAAGGACGTTCTTCTCCCATCAGGCGATCAACGGTATCGGCGTAGGCTTTTCCTGCGTCGGATGTGGCATCAAGGATGACCGGCTCGCCCTGGTTGGAGGCGCGCAGCACGGACTGATCTTCCGGGATAACGCCCACCAGAGGAATACGCAGGATCTCCAGCACATCTTCCATGCTGAGCATGTCGCCCTTGCTGACGCGGCCCGGGTTATAACGGGTCAGCAGCAGGTGCTCTTTAATCGGCGCTTCGCCGTTTTCAGCGCGGCGCGATTTAGAGGCCAGAATGCCCAGGATACGGTCGGAATCGCGAACGGAGGAGACTTCCGGGTTAGTGGTAATGATGGCTTCATCGGCAAAATAGAGCGCCATCAGCGCGCCGGTTTCGATGCCGGCAGGGGAGTCGCAGACGATAAAGTCGAACTCCATTTTTTTAAGCTCATCCAGCACCTTCTCCACGCCCTCGCGAGTCAGGGCGTCTTTGTCGCGCGTTTGCGACGCGGGCAGGATGTAAAGGCTTTCGGTGCGTTTATCGCGGATTAACGCCTGATTCAGCGTGGCATCGCCCTGAATGACGTTGACGAAATCGTATACGACACGGCGTTCACAACCCATGATCAGATCAAGGTTACGCAGGCCGATATCGAAATCGATAACTACGGTCTTCTTTCCCTTTTGGGCCAGACCCGTAGCGATGGCCGCGCTGGAGGTGGTTTTGCCAACGCCCCCTTTACCTGATGTAACTACAATAATGCGTGCCATAAAGGAATTCCTTGTTAAAAGGGCTTAATTTAATGGTTGAACCGTCAGCGCGCCGTCGGCCAGACGCAGGCGTGCCGCTTTGTTGTAAAACTCGGCCGGGATTTGATCGCTCAGCCAGTAAACCCCGGCGATGGAAACCAGCTCCGCCGCGAGATTTGTTGAAAAAATTTGTGCTTCTTTATCGCCGCTGGCGCCTGCGAGCGCGCGCCCGCGCATGGTGCCATAGACATGAATATTGCCGTCGGCGATAAGCTCCGCGCCCGCGCTGACGTGGCTTGTGACCACCAAATCGGCGTCCGGCGCGTAGATCCGCTGGCCGGACCGCACCGGCAGATCGATTAAACGCGTACGGGGTGTGGGCGCTGGCGGCGCAACGGGTGCTTCAGCAGGCTTTGCGGCACGCGGCGCGCTGGCCTTGCCCTCCGTCAGCAGGGCGAGCCCCGCGCGGGAGATTTCCGCTTTCAGCGCGTCGTCCTGACAGCCGCTGATGCCCACCAGATGCAGCCCGCTGTCGACAAAAGTCTGATGCAGCTGTTGCCAGTTTATCGACCCGTCGAGCCCTGCGACATTCACTACTACTGGCGCATTTTTGAGAAAGGCCGGCGCCTGAGCAATTTTTTCTTCAAGCGCTTTGCGAATAACCTCGGGGTGAGCAT is a window of Cronobacter muytjensii ATCC 51329 DNA encoding:
- the tsaB gene encoding tRNA (adenosine(37)-N6)-threonylcarbamoyltransferase complex dimerization subunit type 1 TsaB, whose product is MRILAIDTATEACSVALWDNGKTSALFELCPREHTQRILPMVSEILAERGVALTAMDALAFGRGPGSFTGVRIGIGIAQGLALGAELPMVGVSTLMTMAQGAWRACGATRVLAAIDARMGEVYWAEYQRDAQGVWHGEETEAVLKPEAVAERLKTLSGEWATVGTGWQAWPDLAKESGLTLTDGQVTLPAAEDMLPLACWLFEQQRVVAVEHAEPVYLRNEVAWKKLPGRE
- a CDS encoding Slp family lipoprotein, with product MVGQQSMMRSSLLALGALLLGGCVSVPDAIKGTSPTPQQDLVRVMNAPQLYVGQEARFGGRVVNVDNQQGKTRLEIATLPLDSVARPLLGQPSRGRIYADVGGFLDPVDFRNQLVTVVGPITGTADGKVGASPYKFMVMQVNGFKRWRVTQQVVMPPQPLDPWMWGPRPGWGYGYGPWGWYNPGPAQVQTVVTE
- the fadD gene encoding long-chain-fatty-acid--CoA ligase FadD, producing MKKVWLNRYPADVPAEINPDRYHSLVDLFEQSCTRFADQPAFTNMGEVMTFRKLEERSRAFAAWLQQGLGLQKGDRVALMMPNLLQYPVALFGILRAGMIVVNVNPLYTPRELEHQLNDSGASAIVIVSNFAHTLEKVVAKTQVKHVILTRMGDQLSTAKGTLVNFVVKYVKRLVPKYHLPDAISFRSALHNGYRMQYIKPDVTPDDLAFLQYTGGTTGVAKGAMLTHRNMLANLEQVLGTYGPLLHRGKELVITALPLYHIFALTMNCLLFIELGGQNVLITNPRDIPGLVKELGKYPFTAMTGVNTLFNALLNNKEFHKLDFSSLHLSAGGGMPVHHAVAERWEKLTGQFLLEGYGLTECSPLVSVNPHDIDYHSGSIGLPVPSTEVKLIDDEGHEVAPGEPGELCIKGPQVMLGYWQRPDATDEILQEGWLRSGDIAVMDEEGFLRIVDRKKDMILVSGFNVYPNEIEDVVMQHSGVQEVAAVGIPSEPSGELVKIFVVKKEASLTEEALITFCRRHLTGYKVPKQVEFRTELPKSNVGKILRRELRDEARRAGDNTA
- the rnd gene encoding ribonuclease D — protein: MNYQMITTNDALAALCDTARTQRALALDTEFVRTRTYYPQLGLIQLYDGENVALIDPLTITDWAPFQALLQDQNVTKFLHAGSEDLEVFQNAFGMMPDPFVDTQVLASFVGHPLSCGFATLVEHHTGVVLDKSESRTDWLARPLTERQCDYAAADVWYLLPIAHKLMEQVREAGWLTAALNECRLMTQRRGEVLDPDEAWREITNAWQLRTRQLACLRLLAGWRLRKARERDMAVNFVVREENLWKVARHMPGSLGELDSLGLSGSEIRFHGKTLIALVAEAQALPEDALPAPLANLIDMPGYRKVFKDIKALVQETSQKHGISAELMASRRQINQLLNWHWKLKPQNQLPELISGWRGELLGESLKTLLQQYS
- the minE gene encoding cell division topological specificity factor MinE, whose translation is MALLDFFLSRKKNTASIAKERLQIIVAERRRSDAEPHYLPQLKRDILEVICKYVQIDPEMVTVQLEQKGDDISILELNVTLPEAEETK
- the minD gene encoding septum site-determining protein MinD: MARIIVVTSGKGGVGKTTSSAAIATGLAQKGKKTVVIDFDIGLRNLDLIMGCERRVVYDFVNVIQGDATLNQALIRDKRTESLYILPASQTRDKDALTREGVEKVLDELKKMEFDFIVCDSPAGIETGALMALYFADEAIITTNPEVSSVRDSDRILGILASKSRRAENGEAPIKEHLLLTRYNPGRVSKGDMLSMEDVLEILRIPLVGVIPEDQSVLRASNQGEPVILDATSDAGKAYADTVDRLMGEERPFRFIEEEKKGFLKRLFGG
- the minC gene encoding septum site-determining protein MinC; the encoded protein is MSNTPIELKGSSFTLSVVHLHDAHPEVIRKALEEKIAQAPAFLKNAPVVVNVAGLDGSINWQQLHQTFVDSGLHLVGISGCQDDALKAEISRAGLALLTEGKASAPRAAKPAEAPVAPPAPTPRTRLIDLPVRSGQRIYAPDADLVVTSHVSAGAELIADGNIHVYGTMRGRALAGASGDKEAQIFSTNLAAELVSIAGVYWLSDQIPAEFYNKAARLRLADGALTVQPLN